In Verrucomicrobiota bacterium, the genomic stretch GGACATTGTGAGTGATTACGCGCTCGATTTCCTTGTGCGCAAGAAGGACGTGCCCTTTTTTCTCTACTACCCGATGATGCTCACCCACGAGCCCTACGACGCCACCCCCGATAGTCCTGATTACGCGGAATCCATCAGCGGCAAAAACCAGAAGCCGCTCGGCCATTTCCCCGATATGGTGGCCTATACCGACAAGCTCATCGGCAAAGTCGTGGCCAAGCTCGAGGAGTTGCACCTGCGCGATAATACGCTGCTCCTCATTCTCGGCGACAACGGCACCGGCCGCGGCACGCCCTCGAAATTCAAAGGCCGCGACGTGCTCGGCGGCAAAGGGACGACCACAACCTGGGGTACGCACGTCCCTTGCATTGGGAACTGGCCCGGCCACTTCGCCAGCGGAAGGGTTTACCCCGACCTGATTGACGCCACGGATTTCCTGCCGACCATTTGCGAAGCCACCAGCGTCTCCGTGCCCGCAGAACTAAAAATAGACGGACGCAGTTTCCTGCCGCAGCTTCGCGGAGAGAAAGGCAACCCGCGCGACTGGCTCTACGCTTGGTATAATCCCAGCGGCGGAGCCAAGGCGAAAGCCGAATTCGCCCACGACACCCAGTTCAAGCTCTATACCGATGGCCGTTTCTACGCGGTCGAAAAGGATGACCATGAAAAATCACCGCTGGCCGATGACGCACTCAGCGCGGAGGCAAAGGCTGCAAAAGCCAAACTCCAGGCGGCATTGAAACGATTTGAAGGCCCGCGCCCCGAGGTCTTCGTAAACCAGACCCAACCGTTCGGCGGAGAAACGGGCGAGGATGCGGAGGGAAATAAAGTAGGCAAGGCCAAGGGAAAGAAAAAGAAAGCCCAGTGACCTCCGGAATATTCGGCTTTATATTCGCGTTCACCTGAAAACCATGTTACTCTCCTCCGCAGCATGAAAATTGAAAAGCTAACCACTGGCAACGGTCCTGCTCCCAAGCGGGGTGATAAAGTCTCGGTCCATTATACTGGACGGCTGACCAACGGCACCAAGTTTGACAGTTCACTGGATCGGCGTGAACCGTTCAGCTTCACGCTGGGTAGAGGCGAAGTCATCCAAGGCTGGGACGAAGGCGTGGCCACTATGCGTGTGGGCGACAAAGTCCAACTCACCATTCCTCCGGAAAAAGCGTATGGCGACCGGGGATTTCCCGGCGCGATTCCTCCCAAGGCCACCCTGGTCTTTGAAGTGGAATTGCTATCCATCGGTTGATCCGTAGCAGTTACTCAAGCGACCCACGAGAAAGCTGATTTAAGCTTGGGAACTTTTTTGCCCGGCTGCCGCAACTCCAGGATTGCGACCCTTGGATAAAAACGACATGCTACCCCGCATGACGATAGCGCAAGTGCCACAGGCGGAACTGCAGATGCGAATGACCCGCTTCCGGTCCAAAATGGACACGAGCTGTCCGGACTGGGAGATTGCGGTGATTTTTGGCAAGGTGAACCAATACTTTTTCACCGGCACCATGCAGGATGGCATGCTGATCATTCCCCGGAATGCGGAAGCGATCCTTTGGGTCCGGCGCAGTTACGAGCGCGCCAAGGACGAGTCTCTGTTTCCCGACATCCGTCCCATGGAAAGTTTCCGGGATGCCGCCGGTTCGGTCGGGAAGCTTCCGGCCGCGGTCTATTTGGAAACAGAGTTGGTTCCGCTGGCCATGTATCAGCGGTTCCGCAAACATTTTCCGTTCGCGGAGGTGCGGGCGGTGGATCCGGCGGTACGCGCGGTCAGGGCCATCAAGAGCCCGTATGAGCTGGATTTGCTGATCAAGGCCGGTGTACTTCATCAACGAAGCCTGGAGGTGGATGTCCCCGCGATGCTCCGCGAGGGGATGAGCGAAACGGAACTCTGCACGGAACTGTTTGCCGCCATGTTGGCGCAAGGGCACCATGGGGTGTCCCGTTTTGAAATGTTCGATACGCAGGTCATGCTGGGGCAAATTGGCTTTGGCGAAAGCTCGATTTACCCCACCTCATTCAATGGCCCCGGCGGCAATTACGGCATGTGCCCGGCCTCGCCGATGCTGGGCAGCCGCGAGCGCCGACTCAAGAAAGGGGACCTGGTTTTTGTGGATACCGGTTTTGGAATTGAAGGCTATCACTCTGACAAGACGATGACTTATATGTTCGGCCATTCGCTCTCGCAGGAAGTCATCGCCATCCACCATCAATGCGTGGACGTTCAGGATCAGGTTGCTGCCATGCTCAAACCGGGGATTGCTCCCTCGGAAATTTACCGGACCATCATGCAGCGACTCAGCCCGGAATTCCTGAAGGACTTCATGGGCTTTGGTTCCCGCCAGGTGAAGTTTCTGGGGCATGGCGTCGGGCTGACGGTGGATGAACCACCGGTGATTGCCGAAGGTTTTGATGAGCCCTTGCAGGAAGGCATGGTGATGGCCGTGGAACCCAAAAAGGGCATCGCCGGAGTGGGGATGGTGGGGATTGAAAACACCTTTCTGGTCACCCCGAATGGCGGGCGATGCATCACTGGCGAAAGCTGCGGTCTGATTCCGGTGTACTAATACCAATGAAACGTCGTGAATTCATCAGGTTGAATGCCGCCGGCACTTTTCTGTCGGCGGCCGCGTCTTGGTCTGTCCAGGCAGAGGATGCCAAAGCGCCGGGCGAAGTGGTCCGGGAAGCCGCCCGGGATATTCCCGTGGCGGCCAGGGCCGACGTGGTGGTGTGCGGAGCAGGTCCCGCCGGCGTTTGCGCCGCGCTCGCCGCCGCGCGCAAAGGCGCCCGCACCCTGCTGCTGGAAGCACATGGCAGCTTGGGCGGCATCTGGACCACCGGCCTGCTGAGTTACTTTCTGGATTTTAGCAACAAGCCCGGAATCATGCGGGAAATCGTGGAACGCGCCACCAAGCTTGACGGTCGGGCATTTTCTAAGAAAGGTGCTGGCACCAACGCGTTTGACCCGGAAATCATCAAAATCGTGCTGGAAGATCTGTGCGGGGAAGCGGGCGTGCAGGTGCAATACCACTCCCGCGTGTGTGCCGCGGTCAAGCACACCGGCGGGCGGCTGACGCATGTCATCACGGAATCCAAGTCTGGACGCGAGGCTGTGCAGGGCGGCATTTTTGTGGACTGCACGGGCGACGGCGACGTGGCCGCGCAGGCGGGCTGCCAATTTGATTTGGGGAACCCGGAAACCGGCGCCCTGCAACCCATGAGCTTGATTGCGCTGGTGACCGGCATTGTGACGGATGAAATCCAGGAGTATTTTCGCGATTCAGATTCGGCGGAATGGGCCAAGCCGAAAGATGCGCTCAACGCGGAGATGACTCGGGGTGGACGATCGCCCTCTTATGCCAAACCTTCGTTGTTTCGGGTGCGCGAGGGATTGTTCATCCTCATGTCCAACCATGAGTACGGCGTCAAAGGTACCAATGTGCGCGAGGTCACCCAAGCCACCTTGCGGGCACGCCGCGAATTGCATGATCAAATCAACGGCTTACGCTCGCTGGGAGGGCCGTGGAAAAACATCCGGCTCGTCGCCACCCCGGCCCAAATCGGGGTCCGCGAAGGCCGCCGGATTCACGGGCTGTACACGGTGGTAGCCGACGATCTCCGCGAGGGGCGCAACCAGCCGGATGCCGTCTGCACGGTCACTTTCCCGGTGGACGTGCATGCCACCAATCCCAACAAGGAAAAGGGTATTGAAAAGTCCTCATTCCGAACCAAACCGTACGAGATTCCCTTGCGCGCGTTGATCGCCAAAGACGTGACCGGCCTGATGATGGCCGGACGTTGCATCAGCGGTGATTTCATTGCCCATTCGAGCTACCGGGTAACCGGTAACGCGGCGGCCATGGGTGAAGCCGCTGGTAAAACCGCCGCGCTTGCCGCCAAGTCCGACCGGCTGCCCCAGAATGTGAAAATTACTGAATTATGAGCCCATTTCAAAACAGCCAGACCCCCCCGCCACCCGAGGAAGTCCAACGCCGGTTACAGGAGCTGTTCGAAAAAAACTTCCCAGGTCGCACGGCGTTTGGCACCGCACCGCAAACCCAGGCCGCTGAGGACGCCGCGGAGCCGGAACTAAAATCGGAGGATTTCAAATTTGATTCCAAGCCGCGCGACGTTAAAGCCTATTTGGATCGGTTCGTCATCAAACAGGACGAAGCCAAAAAAGTATTGAGCGTGGCGTTGTGCGATCATTACCACCATGTGCGCCTGGCGCTGGAAGGCCGCGAGCAGCCCAATTATACGAAGCAAAACATCATCCTGCTGGGGCCCACCGGCGTGGGAAAAACCTATCTGGTCCGGTGCGCGGCGGACCTCATCGGCGTGCCGTTCGTGAAGGCGGATGCCACCAAGTTTTCCGAGACCGGGTATGTGGGCGGGGACGTGGAGGACATCGTGCGCGACCTGCTGCGCCGCGCCGATGGCGACGTGCGGCGGGCGCAGTACGGCATCATTTTCATAGATGAAATTGACAAGATTGCGTCGGCCGCCAATGCCTCGGGGCGCGATGTGAGCGGGCGCGGTGTGCAAACCAATCTGCTCAAGCTGATGGAAGAAACCGAAGTCCCGGCACGCTCGCCGCAGGACATCGCCGGGCAAATCCAGGCGATGATGGAGGTGACCCAGCGCGGCAAGAAATCCCCTGGCCTCATCAACACCAAGCATATTCTCTTCATTGTCAGCGGTGCGTTTGACGGTTTGGAAAAAATTGTCCATCGCCGCTTGCCGGAGGGCACCATTGGCTTTGGCGCCGGCCCGACGGCCACCGCTGCAGACCAGGTGCTCAACCAGGCCCAGACCCGCGATTTCATCCAGTTCGGGTTCGAGCCGGAGTTTATCGGCCGTCTGCCGGTGCGGGTGGTTTGCCTGCCCTTGGTGGTGGACGACTTGTTCACCATCCTCCAATCCTCGGAGGGCAGCATCATCCGCCAATACGAGCAGGATTTCGCGGCCTACGGCATCGAGGTGTTGTTCCAGGAGGATGGCCTGCGCCGCATCGCCGAACTGGCCGCCGATGAAAAGACCGGCGCGCGCGGCCTGATGACCGTGTGCGAACGCGTATTCCGGGATTTCAAATTCGAGCTGCCCTCGACGCCGCTCAAACGGTTCGCCGTCACGCGCGAATTGGTGGATGAACCGGCCAAGGCCCTCATAGGCTTGCTGGCTGAGCGCGAAAAAGAGGAACGCAAAATGATGCGGCAGGTGGTGCAGGAATTCGCCACGCGCTTCCGGGACAGCCATGGTATGACGTTGACGTTTACCGAGGCCGCTGCCGACCAGGTGATTGCCGAAGCACTCACCCAAAACCTGACCGTGCGCGACCTGTGCGCCGCCAAATTCAAGGATTACCAGTTTGGGCTCAAATTAATCGCCAGCAACACCGGGCAGACCGGGTTCACCTTGGATTGCGACGCCGTCACCGCGCCGGATAAAATCTTGAGCGAGTGGGTAGTGGCCAGCTACCGGGACAAGGAACCCGCCGTGAAACCGACAGAGTGAACGACACTTATTTATGAACCGATTCTCCATAATCCGAAATCTGCTGTTGCTCGCGGCACTGTGCCTCCTTGCCGCCGAACCGGCCCAGGCGAAAGAGGATTGGTCCGCACTGATCAAACGGGTTCAGCCGGCGGTGGTGACGGTATTGACGTATAACCCATGGAAAGCAGAACCGGTGTTGAGCACCGCCTTTTTCATCAGTTCCAACCGGCTGATGACCGCCCGCCATGTGTTTCGCGAAGCCGAGCGCGCGGAAATTCACACCTTTGGCGGCGAGTATATCCGGGTTACTGGCCTGCTGGCCGAGGATCGCCCGCGCGACCTTTGCCTGTTTGAGGTGGAGCGGGTGCCAACAAATGCAGTCGCGCTTAAAATCGCGCGAACCGTTCCGGAAGTCGGGCAGCCGATATTCACTGTGGGATGTCCGCTGGGACTGGAGTGGACCGCCTCCGAAGGCATCGTCTCCAACCTGCGCCCCATTCCCGGCGCCGGGGTGGCCGTGCAACACACGGTGCCGATTTCCAAAGGCAACAGCGGCGGCCCCATCATGAATACGAATGGTGAGGTCGTGGCGGTGCAGACCGGCACCATGGCCAAACCGGATTCCGCCGTCCCGATCGGCCAGGAACTGAACTTTGCCGCGCCGGGAACGGCGCTGCTGGAACTCAAGGCGAGACCTTTGCGCTCACTGATTGAGGCCAATCGCGATCTGCCGAAAGACTGGGTGGCGCCCATCACCCAAGGCATTGATCGGGCCGGCCTGCGGATGCTCATCGAGAACCAGCACGCGGAGGCATTGAAATTTTACGAGGCCGCTTTGGCACGCGATCCCCGGGAGCCGGATGTCTGGTTCCGCATCGGCCTCTGCCACGAACGGCTCAACCGCTTTGAACCGGCGGAGAAAGCCTATCGCCGGGCACTGGAATTAAAACCGGAAATGTACGTGGCCGCCAATAACCTGGCCGCCGTGTTGAATCGCCAGCACAAGTACGATCCGGCCATCGCGCTGCTGGAGCGGGTGATCGAGCATGAGCCAAAAATGGATGTCGCCTGGGACAACCTGTTGCACGCCTGCCTCAAGTTAAAGAAATATGACGAGGTGGTTCGTTGGTCGGAATCCGGCTTGAAAGCCAATCCAGATAACAAATACGTATTTTATCAACTGGCCCAGGCGCAATGGCGCATGGGCGATAAAACCAAGGCGGAAGCCACCAAACGCAAACTGAGCTACCTCGATGCCGAGATGGCAGCCAAGGTGCAACGGGTGTTTGATGGGGAATAGTTTTGTCCATGCAGTCCGAATGCCGAACCCAGAACGGCAGGAAATTGTACTGACAACATGAGGACCGGAAGATACCGGTCCGCGAATCGTGCCGGTTGACGCGAATGGGGGGACCATATTGACCGGATTGACCAGTTTGACCGGGTTTGTTTTGGCCGAAGGCGGAATTGTGATGAAATTGTGATGAAAACATTTTTTTATCACAATTCTTTGACCGCGGATGGGAAGTCGGACATGGCGAAAAGATGAGCTGGCATAAAAATGGGAGACCGAGCATGACAAGACAACAGGAGCTTGGAGCAAGGGGATGGAATGGCCAAATCGGGCGACTGGAGATCGCCAATGGCTGGCTGCGAACTGTATCTATTGATAGCATTCATGGGATCAGAATAACATGGGTTCCGGGAAAGTGGTTCCCTCCGGGAGGAGAATTCGTCGCGCGAACCTAAACTGAATTTGCTTGTTTTTAACAGCGTTTGCACTAGACTGTCCCTCATCGCCATGCAAACCATGGTGCGGGACCTTTGGAGTGACATGCCACCCTCAAGGTCGAATAAATTTATTGCACGGTTATGCCAGAAAAAAGTGTGACTGAAATTCCCCGCCCGGTGCGGGAATTGTTTGAAAAAGGAAAAACCGCCATGGTGCGGCACAACCTGGATTATGCCATCATGCATTTTGAACAGGTGCTGCAAAAAGAGCCGGCCTTTTACGAGTGCCGTGAAACTTTGCGCGCCATTCAATTCAAGAAAGCAGGCGCCTCCGGGGGGTTGTTCAAGAAGTTTATGGGAGGCGTCAGCAACCAGCCCATGCTCGCCAAGGGACAGTTGGCGTTAAACCGTGATCCTCTGGAAGCGCTGGCCATTGCGGAACAGGTGCTCTCCGG encodes the following:
- a CDS encoding sulfatase-like hydrolase/transferase translates to MRTTLFTLAALVLAPLIALSAAERKPNVVLILIDDFGYECVTADGGESYRTPVMDKLAATGVRFEQCHVQPLCTPTRVQLMTGLSNRRNYTHFAHLDPSQKTFGNLLKDAGYATCIAGKWQLSNGFEGPAHFGFDEYCLWQLNRRPGRYKNPGLEINGTQRDYSRNEYGPDIVSDYALDFLVRKKDVPFFLYYPMMLTHEPYDATPDSPDYAESISGKNQKPLGHFPDMVAYTDKLIGKVVAKLEELHLRDNTLLLILGDNGTGRGTPSKFKGRDVLGGKGTTTTWGTHVPCIGNWPGHFASGRVYPDLIDATDFLPTICEATSVSVPAELKIDGRSFLPQLRGEKGNPRDWLYAWYNPSGGAKAKAEFAHDTQFKLYTDGRFYAVEKDDHEKSPLADDALSAEAKAAKAKLQAALKRFEGPRPEVFVNQTQPFGGETGEDAEGNKVGKAKGKKKKAQ
- a CDS encoding FKBP-type peptidyl-prolyl cis-trans isomerase, whose protein sequence is MKIEKLTTGNGPAPKRGDKVSVHYTGRLTNGTKFDSSLDRREPFSFTLGRGEVIQGWDEGVATMRVGDKVQLTIPPEKAYGDRGFPGAIPPKATLVFEVELLSIG
- a CDS encoding Xaa-Pro peptidase family protein; the protein is MTIAQVPQAELQMRMTRFRSKMDTSCPDWEIAVIFGKVNQYFFTGTMQDGMLIIPRNAEAILWVRRSYERAKDESLFPDIRPMESFRDAAGSVGKLPAAVYLETELVPLAMYQRFRKHFPFAEVRAVDPAVRAVRAIKSPYELDLLIKAGVLHQRSLEVDVPAMLREGMSETELCTELFAAMLAQGHHGVSRFEMFDTQVMLGQIGFGESSIYPTSFNGPGGNYGMCPASPMLGSRERRLKKGDLVFVDTGFGIEGYHSDKTMTYMFGHSLSQEVIAIHHQCVDVQDQVAAMLKPGIAPSEIYRTIMQRLSPEFLKDFMGFGSRQVKFLGHGVGLTVDEPPVIAEGFDEPLQEGMVMAVEPKKGIAGVGMVGIENTFLVTPNGGRCITGESCGLIPVY
- a CDS encoding FAD-dependent oxidoreductase, whose amino-acid sequence is MKRREFIRLNAAGTFLSAAASWSVQAEDAKAPGEVVREAARDIPVAARADVVVCGAGPAGVCAALAAARKGARTLLLEAHGSLGGIWTTGLLSYFLDFSNKPGIMREIVERATKLDGRAFSKKGAGTNAFDPEIIKIVLEDLCGEAGVQVQYHSRVCAAVKHTGGRLTHVITESKSGREAVQGGIFVDCTGDGDVAAQAGCQFDLGNPETGALQPMSLIALVTGIVTDEIQEYFRDSDSAEWAKPKDALNAEMTRGGRSPSYAKPSLFRVREGLFILMSNHEYGVKGTNVREVTQATLRARRELHDQINGLRSLGGPWKNIRLVATPAQIGVREGRRIHGLYTVVADDLREGRNQPDAVCTVTFPVDVHATNPNKEKGIEKSSFRTKPYEIPLRALIAKDVTGLMMAGRCISGDFIAHSSYRVTGNAAAMGEAAGKTAALAAKSDRLPQNVKITEL
- a CDS encoding AAA family ATPase, with amino-acid sequence MSPFQNSQTPPPPEEVQRRLQELFEKNFPGRTAFGTAPQTQAAEDAAEPELKSEDFKFDSKPRDVKAYLDRFVIKQDEAKKVLSVALCDHYHHVRLALEGREQPNYTKQNIILLGPTGVGKTYLVRCAADLIGVPFVKADATKFSETGYVGGDVEDIVRDLLRRADGDVRRAQYGIIFIDEIDKIASAANASGRDVSGRGVQTNLLKLMEETEVPARSPQDIAGQIQAMMEVTQRGKKSPGLINTKHILFIVSGAFDGLEKIVHRRLPEGTIGFGAGPTATAADQVLNQAQTRDFIQFGFEPEFIGRLPVRVVCLPLVVDDLFTILQSSEGSIIRQYEQDFAAYGIEVLFQEDGLRRIAELAADEKTGARGLMTVCERVFRDFKFELPSTPLKRFAVTRELVDEPAKALIGLLAEREKEERKMMRQVVQEFATRFRDSHGMTLTFTEAAADQVIAEALTQNLTVRDLCAAKFKDYQFGLKLIASNTGQTGFTLDCDAVTAPDKILSEWVVASYRDKEPAVKPTE
- a CDS encoding tetratricopeptide repeat-containing serine protease family protein is translated as MNRFSIIRNLLLLAALCLLAAEPAQAKEDWSALIKRVQPAVVTVLTYNPWKAEPVLSTAFFISSNRLMTARHVFREAERAEIHTFGGEYIRVTGLLAEDRPRDLCLFEVERVPTNAVALKIARTVPEVGQPIFTVGCPLGLEWTASEGIVSNLRPIPGAGVAVQHTVPISKGNSGGPIMNTNGEVVAVQTGTMAKPDSAVPIGQELNFAAPGTALLELKARPLRSLIEANRDLPKDWVAPITQGIDRAGLRMLIENQHAEALKFYEAALARDPREPDVWFRIGLCHERLNRFEPAEKAYRRALELKPEMYVAANNLAAVLNRQHKYDPAIALLERVIEHEPKMDVAWDNLLHACLKLKKYDEVVRWSESGLKANPDNKYVFYQLAQAQWRMGDKTKAEATKRKLSYLDAEMAAKVQRVFDGE